From a region of the Mytilus galloprovincialis chromosome 3, xbMytGall1.hap1.1, whole genome shotgun sequence genome:
- the LOC143069722 gene encoding D-aminoacyl-tRNA deacylase 2-like isoform X2 gives MYSLRQIGRGLIVYICFLKGSTSDTVSKMVKAALNTRLSANDEGKLVSILELPGDVLIVPQATLGGTLKGKLMQYHKNIDKEEGKKLYDEFVQSCNDIVKQNNPNVSVQSGTYGNRQVFRTDTNGPYTHMIEF, from the exons aTTGGAAGAGGTTTGATAGTGTATATATGCTTCCTGAAAGGTTCAACATCCGACACAGTGTCCAAAATGG TTAAAGCAGCATTAAATACCAGACTTAGTGCAAATGATGAAGGGAAATTAGTATCCATACTAGAACTACCAGGAGATGTGTTGATTGTACCACAAGCAACATTAGGAGGTACACTGAAGGGAAAATTGATGCAGTATCATAAAAACATTGATAAAGAGGAAGGCAAAAAACTGTATGATGAATTTGTGCAATCGTGTAATGACATAGTTAAACAAAACAATCCTAATGTTTCTGTACAAAGTGGTACATATGGTAACAGACAAGTGTTTAGGACAGACACCAATGGACCATATACTCACATGATTGAATTCTAA